A genomic stretch from Thermincola ferriacetica includes:
- a CDS encoding DUF7567 family protein: MLTTDYIYRHWTLEDIFGDDEMFCPVCGQSRFVKLEPGGGVWCEECNANFVIRHTAGDPGVVVDCFTEHVQGYYVPEGAYFWQVLKDCNGGLDDRIRWCARVNGKLDFSVTRDKVVGVKQFQCKQCWKYYSEADMVAVDWNDGYRIHQGICKTCRKAGKIVDKF; encoded by the coding sequence ATGCTAACAACCGACTACATTTACCGGCACTGGACGCTGGAAGATATATTCGGGGATGACGAAATGTTCTGCCCGGTGTGCGGGCAGAGCCGGTTTGTCAAGCTGGAACCCGGCGGTGGCGTCTGGTGCGAAGAATGTAACGCCAACTTCGTCATCAGGCATACCGCCGGCGACCCTGGCGTTGTGGTGGATTGTTTTACTGAACATGTCCAGGGGTATTATGTGCCGGAAGGCGCATACTTCTGGCAGGTGCTGAAGGACTGCAACGGCGGTCTGGACGACCGCATCCGGTGGTGCGCCCGGGTTAACGGAAAACTGGATTTTTCCGTAACCCGTGATAAGGTGGTTGGCGTTAAGCAATTCCAGTGCAAACAGTGCTGGAAATATTATTCAGAAGCAGATATGGTTGCAGTGGATTGGAACGATGGTTACAGAATCCATCAGGGTATCTGCAAGACCTGCCGTAAGGCAGGCAAAATTGTTGATAAATTTTAA
- a CDS encoding AAA family ATPase, whose product MSETQYPAEEQYPAWVEQWIKYFQAGVAHGFLLHGNVFDYVYENLTLRSLLSQLLANRDVIAFYNRAEGITFALPDMERKFKKALGLEPVASNPALDALRMVDGLPGVGAGMDLPRDPRQALPMLERALKFRETDEDGEPLMRFVLIMDFVETIAPASDISTMSLEDRVNLITVQRWGRDREIALTGNLFFLVTASETDVHPSIRAASTGIIPIHVPPPDDADRLEFIEFLFRDDVNVKGTKLGVTKQQFANLTAGLGRVHLEDIKLRADLERQPVTEELIRERRHSILVSEYGEVLETPEPRFGYEAVAGHAKAKELFIKNVINPMKTGNKKRCPMGVLMTGPAGTGKTMFALATAREAGVNFVKLNPSRILGQYVGNSERNFAKALEGVKTMKPCILFIDEIDQAFSRSQGTTGVDSNLFKMFLEFASDTSHRGEIVILAATNRPDLLDAAIKRPGRLDKKIAFLPPDSDEERIEVFKTLFKTEGVKTSVSDSIYKEIGTKSAGYTQAEISAVVYKAVELMEDRSRGEVDDEILTHAFDCIVPTTQDIEFMSNIALLECNDKDLLPPAYQARLSRKFRNEAAKQIKDAAAYQRTQRSL is encoded by the coding sequence ATGAGCGAAACTCAATATCCTGCCGAGGAGCAATATCCCGCCTGGGTGGAGCAGTGGATTAAATACTTCCAGGCGGGCGTGGCCCACGGGTTTTTGTTACACGGAAACGTGTTCGACTACGTGTACGAAAACCTGACCCTGCGGTCCCTGTTGAGCCAGCTTCTGGCCAACCGGGACGTAATAGCGTTCTATAACCGCGCCGAGGGCATCACCTTTGCCCTGCCGGACATGGAACGCAAATTCAAAAAGGCCCTCGGGCTGGAGCCTGTCGCAAGCAACCCGGCCCTGGATGCCCTGCGCATGGTGGACGGCCTGCCGGGTGTTGGCGCGGGCATGGACCTGCCGCGCGACCCTCGCCAGGCGCTGCCCATGCTGGAACGCGCACTGAAATTCCGCGAAACCGACGAGGACGGGGAACCTCTCATGCGGTTTGTCCTGATCATGGACTTCGTGGAAACCATCGCGCCGGCCAGCGACATCTCCACAATGTCGCTGGAGGACCGGGTAAACCTGATCACCGTCCAGCGTTGGGGCCGGGACCGCGAAATTGCCCTCACGGGCAACCTCTTTTTCCTGGTGACTGCCAGCGAGACGGACGTGCACCCGTCCATCCGCGCGGCCAGCACCGGCATAATCCCGATCCATGTCCCGCCGCCCGATGACGCGGATCGGTTGGAATTCATCGAGTTTCTGTTCCGTGACGACGTGAACGTCAAGGGAACAAAGCTCGGCGTCACAAAACAGCAGTTTGCCAACCTGACCGCGGGCCTGGGCCGGGTCCACCTGGAGGACATCAAGCTCCGGGCCGACCTGGAGAGGCAGCCGGTGACGGAAGAACTGATCAGGGAGCGCCGGCACTCCATCCTGGTGTCGGAATACGGTGAAGTCCTCGAAACCCCGGAACCGCGGTTCGGGTACGAGGCCGTTGCCGGCCACGCCAAGGCCAAGGAACTGTTTATAAAGAATGTCATCAACCCCATGAAAACGGGCAACAAAAAACGCTGCCCCATGGGCGTGCTGATGACAGGGCCTGCGGGCACCGGCAAGACCATGTTCGCCCTTGCAACCGCAAGGGAAGCCGGCGTCAACTTCGTCAAACTGAACCCCTCCCGGATTCTGGGCCAGTACGTGGGGAATTCCGAAAGGAACTTCGCCAAGGCCCTGGAAGGGGTTAAGACCATGAAGCCCTGTATATTATTTATCGACGAGATCGACCAGGCGTTCAGCCGGTCCCAGGGCACGACTGGGGTGGATTCCAACCTGTTTAAGATGTTCCTGGAATTCGCCAGCGACACGTCGCACCGGGGCGAAATCGTGATCCTGGCCGCCACCAACCGGCCCGACCTGCTGGACGCGGCCATAAAACGCCCGGGCCGGCTGGACAAAAAGATCGCGTTCCTCCCGCCCGACAGCGACGAGGAACGTATAGAAGTGTTTAAGACGCTGTTTAAAACAGAAGGCGTCAAAACCTCTGTAAGCGACAGCATCTACAAAGAGATCGGCACCAAAAGCGCCGGGTACACCCAGGCGGAGATCAGCGCGGTGGTGTACAAGGCTGTCGAACTGATGGAGGACCGCAGCAGAGGCGAAGTGGACGATGAAATTCTGACCCACGCCTTTGACTGCATTGTGCCCACAACGCAGGACATAGAGTTCATGTCGAATATTGCGTTGCTGGAGTGCAATGACAAGGACCTCCTGCCGCCGGCGTACCAGGCCAGACTGAGCCGTAAGTTCCGCAACGAGGCCGCAAAACAGATCAAGGATGCCGCGGCCTATCAGCGGACGCAGAGAAGTCTGTAA